One region of Cyanobium sp. M30B3 genomic DNA includes:
- a CDS encoding LCP family protein produces MALGLGGGLLLAVPLVDWLSSHDLGSNTRITNPFAAWSRVGDQDILLLGTDEEGGLTDVIASLRIDGGVTKVTQIPRDTYIEPEGYLPHKVNALYSLGGTELVKRELSRKLGRPISHYVVVNLAAIRGVADALGGIEVDVPKRMDYVDNTQGLVIDLQPGLQTLRGRDLEGFLRFRHDEMGDIGRIERQQLALQALFRKLTRPEQLVRLPMLLALAGKDVQTNLGPMELGGLITAMGPTRLDVERLDGYPFMHDGISYWEAYWPDPAEGRANLDDFDGRYVY; encoded by the coding sequence ATGGCGCTGGGTCTGGGGGGTGGGCTGCTGCTGGCGGTGCCGCTGGTGGACTGGCTGAGCAGCCATGACCTGGGCAGCAACACCCGCATCACCAACCCCTTTGCCGCCTGGAGCCGGGTGGGCGACCAGGACATCCTGCTGCTCGGCACCGACGAGGAGGGCGGACTCACCGATGTGATCGCCAGCCTGCGCATCGACGGCGGCGTCACCAAGGTGACCCAGATTCCGCGGGACACCTACATCGAACCCGAGGGCTACCTGCCCCACAAGGTGAACGCCCTCTATTCCCTGGGCGGCACTGAACTGGTGAAGAGGGAGCTCTCGCGCAAGCTGGGCCGGCCGATCAGCCACTACGTGGTGGTGAACCTGGCGGCGATCCGGGGGGTGGCCGATGCCCTGGGGGGCATCGAGGTGGACGTGCCCAAGCGCATGGATTACGTGGACAACACCCAGGGGCTGGTGATCGATCTGCAGCCCGGCCTGCAGACCCTGCGCGGCCGGGACCTGGAGGGCTTCCTGCGCTTCCGCCACGACGAGATGGGCGACATCGGCCGGATCGAGCGCCAGCAGCTGGCGCTGCAGGCCCTGTTCCGCAAGCTCACCCGGCCCGAGCAGCTGGTGCGGCTGCCGATGCTGCTGGCCCTGGCGGGCAAGGACGTGCAGACCAACCTGGGCCCGATGGAACTGGGCGGCCTGATCACGGCCATGGGCCCCACCCGCCTGGATGTGGAGCGGCTGGACGGCTACCCCTTCATGCACGACGGCATCAGCTACTGGGAGGCCTACTGGCCCGACCCGGCCGAGGGGCGCGCCAACCTCGACGACTTCGACGGCCGTTACGTGTACTGA
- a CDS encoding RNA-binding protein: MTIYVGNLSFQAEREDLLDLFGQYGEVRQCSLPLDRETGRKRGFAFVELSDDAAEQKAIDDLQDVEWMGRMIRVNKATPREGGGGGGGNRGGGGGYGGNRGGGGGYGGGGGGNRW; the protein is encoded by the coding sequence ATGACCATCTACGTTGGCAACCTCTCGTTCCAGGCCGAGCGCGAGGACCTGCTTGATCTCTTCGGGCAGTACGGCGAAGTCCGCCAGTGCAGCCTCCCCCTCGACCGCGAAACCGGCCGCAAGCGCGGGTTCGCCTTCGTCGAACTCAGCGATGACGCCGCTGAGCAGAAGGCCATCGACGACCTCCAGGACGTGGAGTGGATGGGCCGCATGATCCGCGTGAACAAGGCCACCCCCCGTGAAGGCGGCGGTGGTGGCGGCGGCAACCGTGGCGGTGGCGGCGGCTACGGCGGCAACCGCGGCGGTGGCGGTGGCTACGGCGGTGGCGGTGGCGGCAACCGCTGGTGA
- a CDS encoding AAA family ATPase, with protein sequence MSSLAPALLDSLLRLLPPSPATRLDPAGQLALRQVVTALAGALERGELGLDLEGPPPPELEELAAASGEAASTTSAGQTTTTQPSAWPTAQLAALQACGWLVESSSPEPAPEDRSEAPVVRAGRWLRWRRWHQQLSHCTTALIQRGQAGVEPPASASQLKEARGRATAAGLDRQQSAAVQALLEQRLVLLSGGPGTGKTSTVVQMLAAALRLQPQLRLQLAAPTGKAAARLGAAVAAGAAGLEPGLAERLAGLPCGTLHRLLEARGNGAGFRRGAALPLELDLLVVDEVSMVDLPLMQALLAALPQAARLLLVGDPGQLPPVGPGAVLLELCRPEALAALGPAAVELRTTYRNDGAIDTLASALRSQVAPGSALLHTLRPQLEQLQRGDNVQWQEAQAGRPPADALARLRQHQQRLTERADALGVLDPQAGPADGPGAQALLHELERLILLSPIRQGPWGVEGVQRALLGEALAGPVHAWPLGTPVLNRRNLSEQGLANGDIGVLVAGAGERRLVLFPGGRLLYPAQLAGAEPALALTVHKAQGSQYGEVLLLLPAGRQLDARLLYTGLTRARRSARLYTALRSA encoded by the coding sequence ATGAGCAGCCTGGCCCCGGCCCTGCTCGACAGCCTGCTGCGCCTGCTGCCGCCATCCCCCGCAACCCGGCTCGATCCAGCGGGTCAACTCGCCCTGCGGCAGGTGGTCACCGCCCTGGCCGGCGCCCTGGAGCGGGGTGAGCTGGGACTCGATCTGGAGGGTCCGCCACCGCCGGAGCTGGAGGAGCTGGCGGCGGCAAGTGGGGAAGCCGCGAGCACCACTTCCGCCGGCCAGACCACCACCACCCAGCCCAGTGCCTGGCCCACCGCCCAGCTGGCGGCCCTGCAGGCCTGCGGCTGGCTGGTGGAGTCCAGCTCGCCTGAGCCCGCGCCGGAGGATCGGTCTGAGGCGCCGGTGGTGCGCGCCGGCCGCTGGCTGCGCTGGCGGCGCTGGCACCAGCAGCTCAGCCACTGCACCACCGCCCTGATCCAACGGGGCCAGGCCGGTGTGGAACCGCCCGCCAGCGCCAGCCAATTGAAGGAAGCCCGGGGCCGGGCGACGGCGGCCGGCCTGGATCGGCAGCAGAGCGCTGCGGTGCAGGCCCTGCTGGAGCAGCGGCTGGTGCTGCTCAGTGGTGGGCCAGGCACCGGCAAGACCTCCACCGTGGTGCAGATGCTGGCGGCGGCCCTGCGGCTGCAACCCCAGCTGCGCCTGCAGCTGGCGGCGCCCACCGGCAAGGCGGCCGCCCGCCTCGGCGCCGCCGTGGCCGCTGGGGCCGCTGGGCTGGAGCCCGGCCTGGCCGAGCGCCTGGCCGGGCTCCCCTGCGGCACCCTGCACCGGCTGCTGGAGGCGCGCGGCAACGGTGCAGGCTTTCGCCGCGGAGCCGCGTTGCCGCTGGAGCTGGATCTGCTGGTGGTGGATGAGGTGTCGATGGTGGATCTGCCCCTGATGCAGGCCCTGCTGGCGGCCCTGCCCCAGGCCGCACGGCTGCTGCTGGTGGGCGATCCCGGCCAGCTGCCCCCGGTGGGCCCCGGCGCGGTGCTGCTGGAGCTCTGCCGGCCGGAGGCGCTGGCGGCCCTCGGCCCGGCGGCGGTGGAGCTGCGCACCACCTACCGCAACGATGGGGCCATCGACACCCTGGCCTCCGCCTTGCGGAGCCAGGTGGCTCCGGGCAGCGCGCTGCTGCACACCCTGCGCCCGCAGCTGGAGCAGCTCCAGCGTGGCGACAACGTCCAGTGGCAGGAGGCTCAGGCCGGCCGACCGCCGGCCGATGCCCTGGCGCGTCTGCGCCAGCACCAGCAGCGCCTGACAGAGCGGGCGGATGCCCTTGGCGTGCTCGACCCGCAGGCCGGGCCCGCCGACGGCCCGGGCGCCCAGGCCCTGCTCCACGAACTGGAGCGGCTGATTCTGCTCAGCCCGATCCGCCAGGGACCCTGGGGGGTGGAGGGGGTGCAGCGGGCCCTGCTGGGGGAGGCGCTGGCTGGCCCGGTGCACGCGTGGCCGCTGGGCACGCCCGTGCTCAACCGCCGCAACCTGAGCGAGCAGGGGCTGGCCAATGGCGACATCGGCGTGCTGGTGGCGGGCGCGGGCGAGCGGCGGCTGGTGCTGTTCCCCGGGGGCCGGCTGCTGTATCCGGCCCAGCTGGCGGGAGCCGAACCCGCCCTGGCCCTCACGGTGCACAAGGCGCAGGGCAGCCAGTACGGCGAGGTGCTGCTGCTGCTCCCCGCCGGCCGCCAGCTCGATGCCCGCCTGCTCTACACGGGCCTCACCCGGGCCCGGCGCAGCGCCCGTCTGTACACCGCCCTCCGCTCTGCCTAA
- a CDS encoding metallophosphoesterase, producing MTSPIRPARHWVIGDVHGCAEALRRLLRLLPAEDRLIFNGDVINRGPQILEAMDLVWSQVRSGRAVWLRGNHEADLVDALNRDDRDTQRALAGCDTYRQLGDRTCRRWQQRLDNLPSLYPGRGWIATHAGLDPHSWQPDLRIRKPFWQAYDGRFGEVVVAHTPGHRVRRQGWIVLIDTGACYGGELSAYCPETGAIVQVPGARQPLAAAAAQRQALAASLH from the coding sequence ATGACGTCCCCAATCCGTCCCGCCCGTCACTGGGTCATCGGGGACGTTCACGGATGCGCGGAGGCCCTGCGGCGCCTGCTGCGGCTGTTGCCCGCGGAAGATCGGCTGATCTTCAACGGCGACGTGATCAACCGTGGGCCCCAGATCCTCGAAGCCATGGACCTGGTGTGGAGCCAGGTGCGCAGCGGCCGGGCTGTGTGGCTGCGGGGCAACCACGAGGCGGACCTGGTGGACGCCCTCAACCGCGACGACCGCGACACCCAGCGGGCCCTGGCCGGCTGCGACACCTACCGCCAGCTGGGCGACCGCACCTGCCGGCGCTGGCAGCAGCGCCTGGACAACCTGCCCAGCCTCTATCCGGGCCGGGGCTGGATCGCCACCCACGCCGGCCTCGACCCCCACTCCTGGCAACCCGACCTGCGCATCCGCAAGCCCTTCTGGCAGGCCTATGACGGCCGCTTCGGCGAGGTGGTGGTGGCCCACACCCCGGGCCACAGGGTGCGGCGCCAGGGCTGGATCGTGCTGATCGACACCGGCGCCTGCTACGGCGGCGAGCTGAGTGCCTACTGCCCGGAAACGGGCGCGATCGTGCAGGTGCCGGGAGCACGCCAGCCGTTGGCGGCGGCGGCGGCCCAGCGCCAGGCCCTGGCGGCCAGCCTGCACTGA
- a CDS encoding phosphomannose isomerase type II C-terminal cupin domain, with product MEQRPWGWFETLGEGPGYLVKRLCVQAGRRISRQRHRHRCEHWVVVAGNGQLECADALVAAVAGTSLFIPLGAIHRATAGDQDLLIVEVQRGEPLREDDIERLADDYGRLGAL from the coding sequence ATGGAGCAGCGGCCCTGGGGCTGGTTCGAGACGCTCGGCGAGGGTCCGGGCTACCTGGTGAAACGCCTGTGCGTGCAGGCAGGCCGGCGCATCAGCCGCCAGCGGCACCGCCACCGCTGTGAACACTGGGTGGTGGTGGCCGGCAACGGGCAGCTCGAATGCGCGGACGCCCTGGTGGCGGCGGTGGCCGGCACCAGCCTGTTCATTCCCCTGGGGGCCATTCACCGGGCCACGGCAGGGGACCAGGACCTGCTGATCGTGGAGGTGCAGCGCGGCGAGCCCTTGCGCGAAGACGACATCGAGCGGCTGGCCGACGACTACGGGCGGCTGGGAGCGCTATGA
- a CDS encoding DEAD/DEAH box helicase, whose product MAASESGSQAPEASSASSGFARFGFAPEVLAALDAIGYSEPSPIQQAAIPELLLGRDLVGQAQTGTGKTAAFALPVLARIDPSQRKPQVLVLAPTRELALQVAAAFNSYAAQLPSVRTVAVYGGADFRDQIHQLKRGAQVVVGTPGRVMDHMRQGTLDLSELRTLVLDEADEMLRMGFIDDVEWVLEQLPEQRQVVLFSATMPAEIRRISQQYLSSPAEITIRTKAADAGRIRQRYLVVQGPHKLPALERVLESEGGEGVIIFARTKAITLTVAESLEAHGYDVAVLNGDVPQVQRERTIERLKSGQVDVLVATDVAARGLDVDRIGLVINYDIPFDSEAYVHRIGRTGRAGRSGEAILFLTPRERRFLGGLERAVGKPIEPMEVPSNATINQHRLDRLRQRLTAAHQQSACSAEERALLSEILQRVAQEQGCDPGALALAALELGLAGKPLLLQGNDDFTQVRANGPGREGRDRGDRDREPRRRIPGRSERPVGEPEADMERFRVELGWRDRIKPGNLVGAIANETGLNGRAIGRIQIFDTHSVLDLPKGMPEEVFQSLRQLRVLNKPLQISRHRD is encoded by the coding sequence ATGGCGGCGAGCGAGAGCGGCAGCCAGGCCCCCGAGGCCTCCAGCGCCAGCAGCGGCTTCGCCCGCTTCGGCTTCGCCCCCGAGGTGCTGGCCGCCCTGGATGCCATCGGCTACAGCGAGCCCTCGCCGATCCAGCAGGCCGCCATCCCCGAGCTGCTGCTCGGCCGCGACCTGGTGGGCCAGGCCCAGACGGGCACGGGCAAGACGGCCGCCTTCGCCCTGCCGGTGCTGGCCCGCATCGACCCCAGCCAGCGCAAGCCCCAGGTGCTGGTGCTCGCCCCCACCCGCGAGCTGGCCCTGCAGGTGGCCGCCGCCTTCAACAGCTATGCGGCCCAGCTGCCATCGGTGCGCACGGTGGCGGTGTACGGCGGCGCCGACTTCCGCGACCAGATCCACCAGCTCAAGCGCGGCGCCCAGGTGGTGGTGGGCACCCCCGGCCGGGTGATGGACCACATGCGCCAGGGCACCCTCGACCTCTCCGAACTGCGCACCCTGGTGCTCGATGAGGCCGACGAGATGCTGCGCATGGGCTTCATCGACGACGTGGAGTGGGTGCTGGAGCAGCTGCCGGAGCAGCGCCAGGTGGTGCTGTTCTCCGCCACCATGCCGGCCGAGATCCGCCGCATCTCCCAGCAGTACCTGAGCAGCCCGGCGGAGATCACCATCCGCACCAAGGCCGCCGACGCCGGCCGCATCCGCCAGCGCTACCTGGTGGTGCAGGGCCCCCACAAGCTGCCCGCCCTGGAGCGGGTGCTGGAGAGCGAGGGCGGCGAGGGCGTGATCATCTTCGCCCGCACCAAGGCGATCACCCTCACCGTGGCGGAATCCCTCGAGGCCCACGGCTACGACGTGGCCGTGCTCAACGGCGACGTGCCCCAGGTGCAGCGGGAGCGCACGATCGAGCGCCTCAAGAGCGGCCAGGTGGACGTGCTGGTGGCCACCGACGTGGCCGCCCGCGGCCTGGATGTGGACCGCATCGGCCTGGTGATCAACTACGACATCCCCTTCGACAGCGAGGCCTACGTGCACCGCATCGGCCGCACCGGCCGGGCGGGCCGCAGCGGCGAGGCCATCCTGTTCCTCACCCCGCGGGAACGGCGTTTCCTGGGTGGTCTGGAGCGGGCGGTGGGCAAGCCGATCGAGCCGATGGAGGTGCCCAGCAACGCCACCATCAACCAGCACCGGCTCGACCGGCTGCGCCAGCGGCTCACCGCCGCCCACCAGCAGAGCGCCTGCAGCGCCGAGGAGCGGGCCCTGCTCAGCGAGATCCTGCAGCGGGTGGCCCAGGAACAGGGCTGCGACCCCGGCGCCCTGGCCCTGGCGGCCCTGGAGCTGGGCCTGGCCGGCAAGCCCCTGCTGCTGCAGGGCAACGACGACTTCACCCAGGTGCGGGCCAACGGCCCCGGCCGTGAGGGCCGCGACCGGGGAGACCGCGACCGCGAACCGCGCCGCCGTATCCCGGGCCGCTCGGAGCGCCCCGTGGGCGAGCCGGAGGCCGACATGGAGCGCTTCCGGGTGGAACTGGGCTGGCGCGACCGGATCAAGCCGGGCAACCTGGTAGGCGCGATCGCCAACGAGACCGGGCTCAACGGCCGGGCCATCGGCCGCATCCAGATCTTCGACACCCACAGCGTGCTGGATCTGCCCAAGGGCATGCCCGAAGAGGTGTTCCAGAGCCTGCGCCAGCTGCGGGTGCTGAACAAACCCCTGCAGATCAGCCGCCACCGCGACTGA
- a CDS encoding exodeoxyribonuclease V subunit gamma, with protein sequence MLTVFRSNRIEVLAELLATQLRLNPPGVCEQVQVVVNTWPTSRWLGEQIALGLSDPADPPGGGIAANLRFPFPASRLRALVDELLAGEAEVTPTAAGADPWRAQNLVWAVLELLPELLAAPEAAPLRQWLERRGADRRRLDAPLWQLGRAIADALDDYGLYRPAMLEAWLQGRDLDAAGQPLVEALRWQPQLLRALAKRLERQPFGLRARAAIAQLQQGLPLNAAAPTPGQPLRLFGLSSLAPVQVELLHALSARMAVELYLLTPCRDLWQRHDARAGEPLGSDWLLEVPGLEARFGRLGAEFQQLLEASGGTQPDPEAFFLPASAARGRAPTLLEQLQERLATGDTDQPLRRAPTDTSLEFHACPGRLRQLQIVRDRILQLLAADPELEPRDILVMTPQVEAFAPLVGAVFGDREATGVALPWRLTDRSQQSEAGISQGLLALLQLAGNRLTATALEALLGCAPLLIHQGIDPAEAGEITALLQRSGFRWGLDGRARDGDPRHSLSWAIDRLVLGLVLPETPGLAPADTAPLAMAGSLEQQGRWLALLRQLRQSLAWLGQARSVADWVLGLREQLAALFGDGGERAWELQGLQAVLSDWNAVAGSSPLLLEAPVVAEVLAERLSEGSGRFGHRSGALTISALEPMRAIPHKVVVLMGLDAGAFPRQRQRPGFHLLEQMRRLGDPSSADQDRYVLLESLLSARAHLLISWSNRDERTGEAQEPAAPVRQWLDLLAQQLQGQGPLPLREHAASPLERRNFLPEPPWPPASCDRRLLMARRQLEQAPDAAVQGLAWREPGGPSGEGAGAAHPPGEPELPITPSETWVHLRAWIEAPQARWLEELGLRPREWDEPVRDLEDLQLDERRRAALLRGQLDGDGLPPPQLDPDWATLERGRGVLPPLAAGALEVEQLRQRWQSLQACLERLGEARQEPASWQGLEAVLPWRGRQLVLAHTGKPRCRQRLRLWIELLLAAAAGQAPAGGALVGRDQQRFRLLEQFKPPPPSRAAELLEQLGQWREQHRRTCWPLPPETGWAYAAAETTKPGEGRGQSKAKEAWEGGFQGRGERHDAIQALCFGSDQPLAELLTPPVQQLALALHGPLLELRQELKG encoded by the coding sequence TTGCTCACGGTCTTCCGCAGCAACCGCATCGAGGTCCTGGCGGAGCTGCTGGCCACCCAGCTGCGCCTCAACCCCCCGGGGGTGTGCGAGCAGGTGCAGGTGGTGGTGAACACCTGGCCCACCAGCCGCTGGCTGGGGGAGCAGATCGCCCTGGGGCTCAGCGATCCAGCCGATCCACCCGGCGGCGGCATCGCCGCCAACCTGCGCTTTCCCTTCCCGGCCAGCCGCCTGCGCGCTCTGGTGGACGAGCTGCTGGCAGGCGAGGCTGAGGTCACCCCAACTGCGGCCGGCGCCGACCCCTGGCGCGCCCAGAACCTGGTGTGGGCGGTGCTCGAGCTGCTGCCCGAACTGCTGGCGGCACCGGAGGCCGCACCACTGCGGCAGTGGCTGGAGCGGCGCGGCGCCGATCGCCGCAGGCTGGATGCGCCGCTGTGGCAGCTGGGGCGGGCCATTGCCGACGCCCTCGACGACTACGGCCTCTACCGCCCCGCCATGCTCGAGGCCTGGCTGCAGGGACGCGACCTCGACGCAGCGGGCCAACCCCTGGTCGAGGCCCTGCGCTGGCAGCCCCAGCTGCTGCGGGCGCTGGCCAAGCGGCTGGAGCGGCAGCCGTTCGGCCTGCGGGCCCGGGCCGCGATCGCCCAGCTGCAGCAGGGCCTTCCCCTCAACGCCGCCGCGCCAACCCCGGGCCAGCCCCTGCGCCTGTTCGGTCTCAGCAGCCTGGCGCCGGTGCAGGTGGAGCTGCTGCACGCCCTGTCGGCGCGGATGGCGGTGGAGCTCTACCTGCTCACCCCCTGCCGCGACCTCTGGCAGCGCCACGACGCCAGGGCCGGTGAACCCCTGGGCAGCGACTGGCTGCTGGAGGTGCCAGGGCTGGAGGCCCGCTTCGGGCGGCTGGGGGCCGAGTTCCAGCAGCTGCTGGAGGCCAGCGGCGGCACCCAGCCGGACCCCGAGGCCTTCTTCCTGCCGGCCAGTGCCGCCCGAGGGCGGGCGCCGACGCTGCTGGAGCAGCTGCAGGAGCGGCTGGCCACGGGCGACACCGACCAGCCCCTGCGGCGCGCGCCCACCGACACCTCCCTGGAGTTCCACGCCTGCCCGGGCCGGCTGCGCCAGCTGCAGATCGTGCGCGACCGGATCCTGCAGCTGCTGGCCGCCGATCCGGAGCTCGAACCGCGCGACATCCTGGTGATGACGCCCCAGGTGGAGGCGTTCGCGCCGCTGGTGGGGGCCGTGTTCGGCGACCGCGAAGCCACCGGCGTGGCGCTGCCCTGGCGCCTCACCGACCGCAGCCAGCAGAGCGAGGCCGGCATCAGCCAGGGCCTGCTGGCCCTGCTGCAGCTGGCCGGGAATCGGCTCACGGCCACGGCCCTGGAGGCCCTGCTCGGCTGCGCACCCCTGCTGATCCACCAGGGCATCGACCCGGCCGAGGCCGGCGAGATCACGGCGCTGCTGCAGCGCAGCGGCTTCCGTTGGGGCCTCGATGGCCGCGCCCGCGACGGCGATCCGCGCCACAGCCTCAGCTGGGCGATCGATCGGCTGGTGCTCGGCCTGGTGCTGCCCGAGACGCCGGGGCTGGCGCCGGCCGACACGGCGCCACTGGCGATGGCCGGCAGCCTGGAGCAGCAGGGGCGCTGGCTGGCGCTGCTGCGGCAGCTGCGCCAGAGCCTGGCCTGGCTGGGGCAGGCCCGCAGCGTGGCCGACTGGGTGCTCGGCCTGCGTGAGCAGCTGGCGGCCCTGTTCGGCGATGGCGGCGAGCGGGCCTGGGAACTGCAGGGTCTGCAAGCGGTGCTCTCCGACTGGAACGCCGTCGCCGGAAGCAGCCCGCTGCTGCTGGAGGCGCCGGTGGTGGCCGAGGTGCTGGCGGAGCGGCTGAGCGAGGGCAGCGGCCGCTTCGGCCACCGCTCCGGCGCCCTCACGATCAGCGCCCTCGAGCCGATGCGCGCCATCCCCCACAAGGTGGTGGTGCTGATGGGCCTCGATGCCGGGGCCTTTCCGCGCCAGCGCCAGCGCCCGGGCTTCCACCTGCTGGAGCAGATGCGCCGCCTCGGCGATCCGAGCAGCGCCGACCAGGACCGCTACGTGCTGCTCGAGAGCCTGCTCTCAGCCCGGGCACACCTGCTGATCAGCTGGAGCAACCGCGACGAGCGCACCGGCGAGGCGCAGGAGCCGGCAGCGCCGGTGCGCCAGTGGCTCGACCTGCTCGCCCAGCAGCTGCAGGGCCAGGGCCCGCTGCCCCTGCGCGAGCACGCCGCCAGTCCGCTGGAGCGGCGCAACTTCCTGCCCGAGCCCCCCTGGCCCCCCGCCAGCTGCGATCGGCGCCTGCTCATGGCCCGCCGCCAGCTCGAGCAGGCCCCCGATGCGGCCGTGCAGGGGCTGGCCTGGCGGGAACCGGGCGGCCCTTCCGGTGAAGGTGCTGGTGCTGCCCATCCGCCCGGAGAGCCGGAGCTACCCATCACCCCCAGCGAAACCTGGGTTCACCTGCGGGCCTGGATCGAGGCCCCCCAGGCCCGCTGGCTGGAGGAGCTGGGGCTGCGGCCACGGGAGTGGGATGAGCCGGTGCGCGATCTGGAGGATCTGCAGCTCGATGAGCGCCGCCGCGCCGCCCTGCTGCGGGGCCAGCTCGATGGCGACGGCCTGCCGCCGCCGCAGCTCGATCCCGACTGGGCCACGCTCGAGCGCGGCCGCGGCGTGCTGCCGCCCCTGGCCGCCGGCGCCCTGGAGGTGGAGCAGCTGCGCCAGCGCTGGCAGTCGCTGCAGGCGTGTCTGGAGCGGCTGGGGGAGGCCCGCCAGGAGCCGGCCAGCTGGCAGGGGCTGGAGGCGGTGCTGCCCTGGCGGGGCCGGCAGCTGGTGCTCGCCCACACCGGCAAACCCCGCTGCCGCCAGCGGCTGCGGCTGTGGATTGAGCTGTTGCTGGCCGCCGCCGCCGGCCAGGCCCCAGCCGGCGGCGCCCTGGTGGGGCGCGACCAGCAGCGCTTCCGCCTGCTGGAGCAGTTCAAGCCGCCACCGCCCAGCCGCGCCGCCGAGCTGCTCGAGCAGCTGGGCCAGTGGCGCGAGCAGCACCGCCGCACCTGCTGGCCCCTGCCGCCGGAGACGGGCTGGGCCTACGCCGCAGCCGAAACCACCAAACCCGGCGAAGGCCGAGGGCAAAGCAAGGCGAAGGAGGCCTGGGAGGGGGGCTTCCAGGGCCGAGGCGAGCGCCACGACGCCATCCAGGCCCTCTGCTTCGGCAGCGATCAGCCGCTGGCCGAGCTGCTCACCCCGCCGGTGCAGCAGCTGGCCCTGGCGCTGCACGGCCCGCTGCTGGAGCTCAGGCAGGAGCTGAAGGGATGA
- a CDS encoding ABC transporter ATP-binding protein, which yields MRPAPSPALGRLIHALRPYRRQVWLAAGCSVLNKLFDLAPPVLIGLAVDVVVKQDTAWLARFGFTSVPSQLAVLAVLSFMIWSAESLFEYLYGVLWRNLAQTAQHELRLEAYDHLQKLEMGFFEAGSSGRLMAVLNDDINQLERFLDHGANEILQLLTTVLAVGGAMVVLSPGVAGVSFIPIPVILWGSLRFQKRLAPRYAAVRELAGDLASRLGNNLGGMLTIKSYTAEGWELQRLAEQSQAYRLANGRAIRLSAAFVPLIRYAILFAFIAILVIGGLQAWRGTIATGSYAFLVFITQRLLWPLTTLGRTLDDYQRAMASTNRVLDLLDTPIAIPSGVRPLPLGQVKGALSFEDVTFAYGGREPLLRHFNLEIPAGSTVGIVGATGSGKSTLVKLLLRLYAIQAGRIRLDGIPIGELRLDDLRRAIGLVSQEVFLFHGTVAENIAYGSFDAPRAAIERAAQLAEASGFIEALPQGYDTVVGERGQRLSGGQRQRIALARAILKNPPVLILDEATAAVDNDTEAAIQRSLDLITAARTTLVIAHRLSTVRHADRIMVMEQGAIVESGRHEQLIAADGAYANLWRVQAGLRAGETLAL from the coding sequence CTGAGGCCGGCCCCATCCCCCGCCCTGGGGCGGCTGATCCACGCCCTGCGGCCCTACCGGCGCCAGGTGTGGCTGGCGGCCGGCTGCTCGGTGCTCAACAAGCTGTTCGACCTGGCGCCACCGGTGCTGATCGGCCTGGCGGTGGACGTGGTGGTGAAGCAGGACACCGCCTGGCTGGCCCGCTTCGGTTTCACCAGCGTGCCGAGCCAGCTGGCCGTGCTGGCGGTGCTCTCCTTTATGATCTGGAGCGCCGAGTCGCTGTTCGAATACCTCTACGGCGTGCTCTGGCGCAACCTCGCCCAGACGGCGCAGCATGAGCTGCGGCTGGAGGCCTACGACCACCTCCAGAAGCTGGAGATGGGCTTCTTTGAGGCCGGCAGCAGCGGCCGCTTGATGGCCGTGCTGAACGACGACATCAACCAGCTGGAGCGCTTCCTCGACCACGGCGCCAACGAGATCCTGCAGCTGCTCACCACCGTGCTGGCGGTGGGCGGCGCCATGGTGGTGCTCTCGCCCGGAGTGGCGGGGGTGTCGTTCATCCCGATCCCGGTAATCCTCTGGGGCTCCCTGCGCTTCCAGAAGCGCCTGGCCCCCCGCTACGCCGCCGTGCGCGAGCTGGCCGGCGATCTGGCCAGCCGCCTGGGCAACAACCTCGGCGGCATGCTCACGATCAAGAGCTACACCGCCGAAGGCTGGGAGCTGCAACGGCTGGCGGAGCAGAGCCAGGCCTACCGCCTTGCCAATGGCCGCGCCATTCGCCTCTCGGCCGCCTTTGTGCCCCTGATCCGCTACGCGATCCTGTTCGCCTTCATCGCCATCCTGGTGATCGGCGGCCTGCAGGCCTGGCGCGGCACGATCGCCACCGGCAGCTACGCCTTCCTGGTGTTCATCACCCAGCGGCTGCTGTGGCCGCTCACCACCCTGGGCCGCACCCTCGACGACTACCAGCGGGCGATGGCCTCCACCAACCGGGTGCTCGACCTGCTCGACACGCCGATCGCCATCCCCAGCGGCGTTCGCCCCCTGCCCCTGGGCCAGGTGAAAGGCGCGCTGAGCTTCGAGGACGTGACCTTCGCCTACGGCGGCCGCGAGCCGCTGCTGCGCCACTTCAACCTCGAGATCCCCGCCGGCAGCACGGTGGGCATCGTCGGTGCCACCGGTTCAGGCAAGAGCACGCTCGTGAAGCTGCTGCTGCGGCTCTACGCGATCCAGGCCGGCAGGATCCGGCTCGACGGCATCCCGATCGGCGAGCTGCGCCTCGACGACCTGCGCCGCGCCATCGGCCTGGTGAGCCAGGAGGTGTTCCTGTTCCACGGCACCGTGGCCGAGAACATCGCCTACGGCAGCTTCGACGCCCCCCGCGCCGCCATCGAGCGGGCCGCCCAGCTGGCGGAAGCCAGCGGCTTCATCGAGGCATTGCCCCAGGGCTACGACACGGTGGTGGGCGAGCGGGGCCAGCGCCTCTCCGGCGGCCAGCGCCAGCGCATCGCCCTGGCCCGCGCCATCCTCAAGAACCCGCCGGTGCTGATCCTCGATGAGGCCACCGCGGCGGTGGACAACGACACCGAGGCCGCCATCCAGCGCTCCCTCGACCTGATCACCGCCGCGCGCACCACCCTGGTGATCGCCCACCGGCTCTCCACTGTGCGCCACGCCGACCGCATCATGGTGATGGAGCAGGGAGCGATCGTGGAGAGTGGCCGCCATGAGCAGTTGATCGCCGCCGACGGCGCCTACGCCAATCTCTGGCGGGTGCAGGCCGGCCTGCGGGCCGGGGAGACGCTGGCCCTATGA